Proteins encoded by one window of Halomonas sp. Bachu 37:
- a CDS encoding HAD family hydrolase encodes MSRLQALTFDLDDTLWDNSGVMLRTEEGHYAWLLEALGAWRSTRREPPLALGQAEGMADYLQRRQRIAVEVPERRGDFTWLRLRALEAQLEAYGLPRSAAILWAAAAMNEFHRLRVQVTPHPEAAGLLAALGERYRLAAITNGNIHLGRQPLAAYFSVAIAAGEILAPKPDPKAFLTALSRLDVAPERAMHVGDSWHEDILPAQQLGMQAVWIAPEDVAPRALPAGVHRLAHIRQLPALLERVTETSHSIGGANH; translated from the coding sequence ATGTCCCGTCTGCAAGCCTTGACCTTCGATCTGGACGATACGCTGTGGGACAACAGCGGCGTCATGCTGCGCACCGAAGAGGGGCACTATGCCTGGCTGCTGGAGGCGCTGGGCGCCTGGCGCTCGACACGCCGGGAGCCGCCGCTGGCGCTTGGCCAGGCCGAGGGGATGGCGGATTACCTGCAGCGTCGCCAGCGAATTGCCGTGGAAGTACCCGAGCGGCGCGGCGACTTCACCTGGCTGCGGCTGCGCGCACTCGAAGCCCAACTGGAAGCGTATGGCCTGCCGCGCAGCGCCGCGATTCTCTGGGCCGCTGCGGCAATGAACGAGTTCCACCGCCTGCGCGTTCAGGTCACTCCTCATCCCGAAGCGGCCGGATTGCTGGCAGCCCTGGGGGAGCGTTACCGGCTGGCGGCCATCACCAACGGCAACATTCACCTCGGGCGTCAGCCGCTGGCTGCCTATTTTTCGGTGGCTATCGCCGCTGGCGAGATACTCGCGCCCAAGCCCGACCCCAAGGCATTTCTCACCGCGCTATCACGACTTGACGTGGCACCGGAGCGCGCCATGCACGTGGGAGATTCCTGGCATGAGGATATTCTTCCTGCCCAGCAGTTGGGTATGCAGGCGGTATGGATCGCCCCGGAAGACGTGGCACCTCGGGCCTTGCCGGCGGGGGTTCATCGGCTGGCGCATATACGCCAGCTACCCGCTCTGCTCGAGCGAGTCACTGAGACGAGTCACTCGATTGGCGGAGCAAACCACTGA
- a CDS encoding TRAP transporter large permease subunit: MLATLLEFMPLALFLTVCAVLILGYPVALSLAGTALAFAGLGLLLQSMGVVVPFEPRMMSAMPNRLYGIMTNQTLLAVPLFVLMGVLLEKSRVAETLLDAMALVFGALRGGLGIAVILVGMLLAASTGIVGATVVTMGLLSLPTMLKRGYSPALATGTICATGTLGQIIPPSIALVLLGDVLSSAYQQAQLSMGVWSPKTLSVGDLFIGALVPGILLVVAYIIYVLIVAWLKPSLAPPADREALMAELGHSGSLWPLLLKGLLPPVLLIVAVLGSILGGFATPTEASAVGAFGALVLAAANRRMSVAMLRDAVRSTAQVTSMVFLILIGAALFSLVFRAYGGEELVTELFEAMPGGVVGATLIVMLVIFLLGFILDFIEITFVVVPIVGPVLLAMGIDPIWLGIMIAVNLQTSFLTPPFGFALFYLRGVTPESVPTTAIYKGVIPYILLQLAMLLALALFPALATWLPSVI, from the coding sequence GTGTTGGCAACGCTGCTTGAATTCATGCCCCTGGCTCTCTTCCTGACCGTTTGCGCAGTACTGATTCTGGGCTATCCGGTAGCCCTGTCACTGGCGGGCACGGCACTGGCATTTGCCGGTCTCGGGTTGTTGTTGCAGTCGATGGGTGTGGTCGTGCCCTTCGAGCCGCGCATGATGAGTGCCATGCCTAATCGGCTCTACGGCATCATGACCAACCAGACCCTTCTGGCGGTGCCCCTTTTCGTGCTGATGGGGGTGCTGCTTGAGAAGTCGCGGGTGGCGGAGACGCTGCTGGACGCCATGGCGCTGGTTTTCGGCGCTCTGCGCGGCGGTCTGGGAATCGCGGTGATACTGGTGGGCATGCTGCTGGCGGCCTCCACTGGTATCGTCGGCGCCACCGTGGTCACCATGGGGTTGCTTTCGCTGCCGACCATGCTCAAGCGGGGCTACTCCCCCGCGCTGGCGACCGGCACCATTTGCGCCACCGGCACCCTGGGCCAGATCATTCCGCCCTCCATTGCTCTGGTGCTGCTGGGGGATGTACTGTCCAGCGCCTATCAGCAGGCGCAACTCTCCATGGGTGTCTGGAGCCCCAAGACACTGTCCGTCGGTGATCTTTTCATCGGCGCCCTGGTGCCCGGCATCCTGCTGGTGGTCGCCTACATCATCTATGTGCTGATAGTGGCCTGGCTCAAGCCCAGCCTGGCGCCTCCCGCCGACCGCGAGGCGTTGATGGCCGAGCTGGGGCATAGCGGCAGCCTGTGGCCGCTGTTGTTGAAAGGGCTGTTACCACCGGTGTTGCTGATCGTTGCGGTGCTGGGTTCCATTCTGGGTGGTTTTGCCACACCGACCGAAGCCTCGGCGGTAGGTGCCTTCGGCGCCCTGGTGCTGGCTGCCGCCAATCGACGCATGAGTGTCGCCATGTTGCGCGATGCCGTACGTTCCACCGCTCAGGTGACCAGCATGGTCTTTCTGATCCTGATCGGGGCGGCGCTGTTCTCGCTGGTATTTCGCGCCTATGGCGGCGAGGAGCTGGTGACCGAGCTGTTCGAAGCCATGCCCGGCGGCGTGGTGGGCGCGACCCTGATCGTGATGCTGGTGATCTTCCTGCTCGGCTTCATCCTCGACTTCATCGAGATCACCTTCGTGGTGGTGCCGATCGTGGGTCCAGTGCTGCTGGCGATGGGTATCGATCCGATCTGGCTCGGCATCATGATCGCCGTGAACCTGCAGACCTCGTTTTTGACCCCACCGTTCGGTTTTGCGCTGTTCTATCTGCGCGGGGTAACGCCGGAGTCGGTGCCTACCACGGCCATCTACAAGGGAGTCATTCCATACATCCTGCTGCAGTTGGCCATGCTGCTGGCGCTGGCACTGTTTCCTGCGTTGGCCACTTGGTTGCCCTCGGTCATCTAA
- the lptM gene encoding LPS translocon maturation chaperone LptM translates to MAVMLLAACGQKGPLYLPDPEPADQRPAAEQET, encoded by the coding sequence ATGGCGGTCATGTTGCTGGCGGCCTGTGGCCAGAAGGGGCCGCTTTACCTTCCCGACCCGGAGCCAGCCGATCAACGCCCAGCCGCCGAGCAGGAGACCTGA
- the yihA gene encoding ribosome biogenesis GTP-binding protein YihA/YsxC, whose protein sequence is MPSNTPADTSIPRLNYPTARFLISAPTLALCPEDTGAEIAFAGRSNAGKSSAINALTQQNSLARTSRTPGRTQLINFFTVANDSALRLVDLPGYGYAKVPEAVKLEWQHHLSEYLRERYSLRGLVLLMDVRHPLTEFDQMMLGFADQRNMPVHILLTKADKLKNGAAKNALQQVRSRLREWEDLVSVQLFSSLKRDGVDTLSRRLDQWFAPPIE, encoded by the coding sequence ATGCCGTCAAACACACCCGCCGACACATCGATACCACGATTGAACTACCCTACCGCGCGTTTTCTGATCAGCGCACCTACGCTCGCTCTGTGCCCTGAGGATACCGGCGCCGAAATCGCCTTCGCCGGCCGTTCCAACGCGGGAAAGTCCAGTGCCATCAACGCGCTGACACAGCAGAACAGCCTGGCACGGACTTCCCGGACCCCGGGGCGTACCCAGTTGATCAACTTCTTCACTGTCGCCAACGATTCGGCTCTGCGGTTAGTCGATCTTCCCGGCTACGGCTATGCCAAGGTACCCGAAGCGGTGAAGCTGGAGTGGCAGCACCACCTCTCCGAATATCTGCGCGAGCGTTACAGCCTGCGTGGCCTCGTCCTGCTGATGGATGTTCGACATCCGCTGACCGAATTCGACCAGATGATGCTGGGTTTCGCCGACCAACGTAACATGCCGGTGCATATTCTGCTCACCAAGGCCGACAAACTTAAAAACGGAGCCGCCAAGAACGCCCTGCAACAGGTACGCAGTCGTCTGCGCGAATGGGAAGATCTGGTTTCCGTGCAGCTATTTTCCTCACTCAAGCGTGACGGCGTGGATACACTCTCCCGGCGTCTCGATCAGTGGTTTGCTCCGCCAATCGAGTGA
- the lysA gene encoding diaminopimelate decarboxylase: MDHFNYRDGVLYAEDVPLPRIAADHGTPCYVYSKATLARHFRAYTEALGGHPHLICYAVKANSNLAVLGLLARLGAGFDIVSVGELERVLKAGGDPAKVVFSGVAKQEAEMARALEVGIKCFNVESRSELERLNRVAERLGRVAPVSLRVNPDVDAGTHPYISTGLKDNKFGIAVDEALEVYALAARLPHLKVVGLDCHIGSQLTETAPFLDALERLLALLDRLREQGIVVEHLDLGGGLGVTYRDERPPQPFDYATALLERLSRWEGSERLTLLFEPGRSIAANAGVLLTRVEFLKPGETKNFAIVDAGMNDLIRPSLYQAWQAIVPVDTRNARQTGLYDVVGPVCETGDFLGKDRELAIGEGDLLAVRSAGAYGFVMASNYNSRPRPAELMVDGDRVHVVRRRERLEELWTGEALLPAGAL, from the coding sequence ATGGATCATTTCAACTATCGCGATGGCGTCCTCTATGCGGAGGATGTGCCGCTTCCCCGCATCGCCGCCGACCACGGGACGCCGTGCTATGTCTATTCCAAGGCTACCCTGGCGCGCCACTTTCGCGCCTACACCGAGGCCTTGGGCGGCCATCCTCACCTGATCTGCTACGCGGTCAAGGCCAACTCCAACCTGGCGGTGCTGGGGTTACTGGCGCGCCTGGGGGCGGGCTTCGATATCGTTTCCGTGGGTGAGCTGGAGCGTGTGCTCAAGGCGGGCGGCGATCCCGCCAAGGTGGTGTTCTCCGGCGTGGCCAAACAGGAAGCTGAGATGGCGCGGGCGCTCGAGGTCGGCATCAAGTGCTTCAACGTGGAATCGCGCTCGGAACTCGAGCGGCTGAACCGGGTGGCCGAGCGTCTGGGGCGGGTGGCGCCAGTGTCGTTGCGGGTCAACCCCGACGTGGATGCCGGTACCCATCCGTATATTTCCACCGGCCTCAAGGACAACAAGTTCGGGATCGCGGTGGACGAGGCCCTCGAGGTGTACGCCCTGGCGGCGCGGCTGCCGCACTTGAAGGTGGTGGGCCTGGATTGTCATATCGGCTCCCAGTTGACCGAGACCGCCCCGTTCCTGGATGCCCTGGAGCGGCTGTTGGCGCTACTCGATCGCCTGCGTGAGCAGGGAATCGTCGTCGAGCACCTGGATCTCGGTGGCGGTCTGGGGGTGACCTACCGCGACGAGCGCCCACCGCAGCCGTTCGATTACGCCACCGCACTGCTGGAGCGTCTCTCCCGTTGGGAGGGCAGCGAACGCTTGACGTTGCTGTTCGAACCGGGCCGCTCGATCGCCGCCAATGCCGGTGTGCTGCTGACCCGGGTGGAATTCCTCAAGCCCGGCGAAACCAAGAATTTCGCCATCGTCGACGCGGGGATGAACGACCTGATCCGGCCTTCGCTCTACCAGGCGTGGCAGGCCATCGTGCCGGTGGATACCCGTAACGCGCGGCAAACGGGCCTTTACGATGTGGTCGGCCCGGTATGCGAGACCGGCGATTTCCTGGGCAAGGACCGCGAACTGGCGATCGGCGAGGGGGACCTGCTGGCCGTGCGTTCCGCCGGTGCCTACGGCTTCGTGATGGCGTCGAACTACAACAGCCGACCGCGTCCGGCGGAGCTGATGGTGGATGGCGACCGGGTGCATGTGGTGCGAAGGCGGGAACGCCTGGAAGAGCTGTGGACCGGTGAAGCGCTGCTGCCGGCGGGAGCGCTCTGA
- the thiD gene encoding bifunctional hydroxymethylpyrimidine kinase/phosphomethylpyrimidine kinase: MSRIAKVLTIAGSDPSGGAGLQGDLKTFSALGVYGTNVITAVIAQNTCSVASVYPVAPQAIREQLEHLLDDVSLDAVKIGMVASREVADVIAEVLKARRPRWIVLDPVMVAKSGDILVDDAGIRAVRDVLVPLADVITPNLPEAAVLLDSPSPTSLDQMESMLPGLTALGAPYVVLKGGHLRGTTCPDLLATPAGYEWLPASRIDTNNLHGTGCALSSAIAAILARLPNDAQSQSDVYESIRTAKQWLHAALEGGQRLDVGKGRGPVHHFHGWW, from the coding sequence ATGTCGCGTATTGCCAAGGTACTGACCATTGCCGGCTCCGACCCGTCGGGCGGCGCCGGCCTGCAGGGCGATCTGAAGACGTTTTCCGCGCTCGGTGTGTATGGCACCAATGTCATTACCGCGGTGATCGCGCAAAATACCTGCAGCGTTGCCAGCGTGTATCCGGTGGCGCCGCAAGCCATCCGCGAGCAGCTCGAGCACTTGCTGGATGATGTCAGCCTCGATGCGGTGAAGATCGGCATGGTGGCCAGCCGCGAGGTGGCGGATGTGATCGCCGAGGTACTCAAGGCTCGCCGTCCCCGCTGGATCGTGCTGGACCCGGTGATGGTAGCCAAGAGCGGCGATATTCTGGTGGACGATGCCGGTATCCGTGCCGTGCGCGATGTACTGGTCCCGCTGGCGGACGTGATCACGCCCAACCTGCCGGAGGCGGCGGTTTTGCTGGATAGTCCCTCGCCGACGTCTCTCGATCAGATGGAGTCCATGCTACCGGGCCTGACGGCGTTGGGCGCTCCCTATGTGGTGTTGAAGGGTGGCCATTTACGCGGCACCACCTGTCCCGATCTGTTGGCGACTCCCGCCGGTTACGAGTGGCTGCCGGCGTCACGGATCGACACCAACAACCTGCATGGCACCGGTTGCGCGCTCTCCTCGGCGATCGCCGCCATCCTGGCTCGGCTCCCCAACGATGCCCAATCCCAATCCGACGTGTACGAGTCGATTCGCACGGCCAAGCAGTGGCTGCACGCCGCGCTTGAAGGCGGGCAGCGGCTGGACGTGGGCAAGGGGCGCGGCCCGGTCCACCATTTTCATGGTTGGTGGTAG
- a CDS encoding TRAP transporter small permease subunit yields MHANPREPRLLRWLDRVTELVGRAISWLVLVMMVVQFAIVVMRYVIGINSIVMQESVMYMHAAVFMLGAAWTLRHDGHVRVDIFYRRLSDKGRAWIDLLGTLFLLLPVMLFIGVSSFAYVMTSWHIQERSPDGGIPGVFVLKSLILAMVVLLLIQAVAQLIRQVMRIRGLVPGNEPAHEEMV; encoded by the coding sequence ATGCATGCCAACCCACGCGAACCCCGCCTGCTGAGGTGGCTGGACCGAGTGACTGAACTCGTTGGTCGCGCCATTTCCTGGCTGGTACTGGTCATGATGGTAGTGCAATTCGCTATTGTGGTGATGCGCTATGTGATTGGAATCAATAGCATTGTGATGCAGGAGTCGGTGATGTACATGCACGCGGCGGTGTTCATGCTGGGTGCCGCCTGGACGCTGCGTCATGACGGGCATGTGCGAGTGGATATCTTTTACCGGCGCCTGTCGGACAAGGGACGAGCCTGGATCGACCTGCTGGGCACGCTGTTTCTGCTACTGCCGGTGATGCTCTTCATCGGCGTTTCCAGCTTTGCCTATGTGATGACCAGCTGGCATATCCAGGAGCGTTCGCCGGACGGCGGTATTCCCGGCGTGTTCGTGCTGAAAAGCTTGATTTTGGCCATGGTAGTGCTGTTGCTGATCCAGGCCGTTGCGCAGCTGATACGCCAGGTGATGCGTATACGCGGACTGGTACCGGGTAACGAGCCCGCCCACGAGGAGATGGTCTAG
- a CDS encoding thiol:disulfide interchange protein DsbA/DsbL, whose protein sequence is MFKTLMIAIAGLSLSTLAGATELVEGEHYTLLKEPVETQVEDGKIEVTEAFWYGCPHCYNLEEPLNAWVAEQPDDVAFQRLPATMGGDWNKHAGAFYAAKELGILDELHADFFHAIHEEGRSLTQEDELAEFFSNYGVSEEQAQEALGAFNVRSQVNQANSRMRDMRLMGVPALIVDGRYVVTPSSAGSLDNMPRIAETLVERVRSERE, encoded by the coding sequence ATGTTCAAGACGTTAATGATAGCGATTGCCGGTCTGAGCCTATCTACCCTGGCCGGGGCCACGGAACTGGTCGAGGGCGAGCACTACACGCTGCTCAAGGAACCGGTGGAAACTCAGGTCGAGGATGGCAAGATCGAGGTTACCGAAGCCTTCTGGTACGGCTGCCCGCACTGCTACAACCTGGAAGAGCCGCTTAACGCCTGGGTGGCCGAGCAGCCCGACGACGTCGCTTTCCAGCGTCTTCCGGCCACCATGGGTGGCGACTGGAACAAGCACGCCGGCGCCTTCTACGCTGCCAAGGAGCTGGGTATCCTCGACGAGTTGCACGCCGACTTCTTCCACGCCATTCACGAAGAGGGCCGCTCGCTGACCCAAGAGGATGAGCTGGCGGAATTCTTCAGCAACTACGGCGTCAGCGAAGAGCAAGCGCAGGAAGCCTTGGGAGCGTTCAATGTACGCAGCCAGGTCAACCAGGCCAACAGCCGCATGCGTGACATGCGCCTGATGGGCGTGCCCGCCCTGATCGTCGATGGTCGTTACGTGGTGACGCCGAGCAGCGCCGGTAGTCTGGACAACATGCCGCGTATTGCCGAAACGCTGGTCGAACGCGTGCGCAGCGAACGTGAGTAA
- a CDS encoding tyrosine recombinase XerC, with translation MSETALSAAIEAFLKQLGGYASPATVIAYRQDLQALSAFAESRDVTQPEALDTPLLRAFLGAQRSKGLAPRSLARRRAALSRFADYLVKRESLPHNPVSLLRTPRQPSHLPRPLDIDQLNQFLDTPHDGSPLAIRDQAMLELLYSSGLRLAELASLDIHAVHHQQVRVIGKGAKPRQVPVGRRAQAALAQWQAVRGQLAAADETALFVGARGNRLGHRAIQKRLAQLAVVRGLPEHLHPHRLRHSFASHLLESSQDLRAVQELLGHANLATTQVYTRLDWQHLATSYDSAHPRAKRQSRENREP, from the coding sequence ATGAGTGAGACGGCGCTGAGCGCTGCCATCGAGGCGTTCCTCAAGCAGCTGGGCGGCTATGCCAGTCCCGCCACGGTGATAGCCTATCGCCAGGACCTGCAGGCGCTGAGCGCCTTTGCCGAAAGCCGCGACGTGACGCAGCCCGAGGCGCTGGATACCCCATTGCTGCGTGCGTTCCTCGGCGCCCAGCGCAGCAAGGGCCTGGCCCCGCGCAGCCTGGCGCGCCGCCGAGCCGCGCTTTCCCGCTTCGCCGATTACCTGGTGAAGCGAGAGAGCCTGCCCCATAATCCGGTGTCGCTGCTGCGTACCCCACGTCAGCCAAGCCATCTTCCTCGCCCGCTGGATATCGACCAGCTCAACCAGTTTCTGGATACCCCTCATGACGGTTCGCCCCTGGCGATCCGTGATCAGGCCATGCTGGAGTTGCTCTACTCCAGCGGCCTGCGCCTGGCTGAGCTCGCCTCGCTGGACATTCATGCCGTTCACCACCAGCAGGTACGCGTGATAGGCAAGGGTGCCAAGCCGCGCCAGGTCCCTGTGGGCCGTCGGGCTCAGGCGGCACTGGCGCAGTGGCAGGCGGTACGGGGTCAACTGGCCGCGGCCGATGAAACCGCGCTGTTCGTCGGCGCGCGGGGGAATCGCCTGGGCCATCGGGCGATCCAGAAGCGCCTGGCGCAACTGGCGGTGGTACGTGGCTTGCCGGAACATCTGCATCCGCACCGCCTGCGCCACTCGTTTGCCAGCCATTTGCTGGAGTCGAGCCAGGATCTACGTGCGGTTCAGGAGCTGCTGGGCCATGCCAACCTGGCCACCACGCAGGTTTATACCCGGCTCGACTGGCAGCACCTGGCGACCAGCTACGATAGCGCCCACCCTCGTGCCAAACGACAATCCCGAGAAAACCGAGAGCCGTGA
- a CDS encoding endonuclease/exonuclease/phosphatase family protein — MSRLDAKVPLLDSGHLRLLTFNLQVGIQTSAYHHYLTRSWQHFLPHPRRLQRLDMMGEVLGRFDIVGLQEVDGGSFRSSRVNQVEYLATRAGFPHHFQQLNRNLGRVAQHSNGLLSRLSPTRIEEYRLPGTLPGRGAIHACYGEGPDALHIFVAHLALSHRGRVRQLNYLSEIIQPLRHVVVMGDLNCTQDQLHAHERFSTSLPLHPVKPLLSYPSWQPRRALDHILLSESLHADNVRVLDHLFSDHLPIAIDVKLPQACLANLASPLAVKEKG, encoded by the coding sequence ATGAGTCGTCTGGATGCCAAAGTGCCGTTGCTGGATAGCGGTCATTTGCGGCTGTTGACCTTCAACCTGCAGGTCGGCATCCAGACTTCCGCCTACCATCATTATCTGACCCGCAGCTGGCAGCACTTTCTGCCGCACCCACGACGGCTCCAGCGCCTGGACATGATGGGTGAGGTGCTCGGCAGGTTCGATATCGTCGGCCTTCAGGAAGTGGATGGCGGGAGCTTTCGTTCCAGCCGCGTCAACCAGGTCGAATACCTGGCCACCCGAGCCGGGTTTCCCCACCATTTTCAGCAGCTCAACCGCAATCTGGGGCGAGTCGCCCAGCACAGCAACGGCCTGCTTTCACGTCTCTCTCCCACCCGTATCGAGGAGTATCGCCTGCCGGGAACGCTTCCCGGTCGCGGTGCCATTCATGCGTGTTATGGGGAAGGCCCCGACGCCCTGCATATTTTTGTGGCTCACCTGGCGCTAAGCCATCGAGGCCGGGTGAGGCAGTTGAACTACCTCAGCGAGATCATCCAGCCGCTGCGCCATGTCGTGGTGATGGGGGATCTCAACTGTACGCAGGATCAATTGCATGCTCATGAGCGTTTCAGCACGTCACTGCCCCTGCATCCGGTCAAGCCCTTGCTGAGCTATCCATCCTGGCAGCCGCGACGGGCACTGGATCACATCCTGCTGTCGGAATCACTGCATGCCGATAACGTACGCGTACTCGACCATCTGTTTTCCGACCACTTGCCCATCGCCATCGATGTCAAGTTGCCCCAGGCGTGTCTGGCGAACCTGGCCTCGCCTCTTGCCGTTAAGGAAAAAGGCTGA
- the dapF gene encoding diaminopimelate epimerase, protein MLLHFTKMHGLGNDFVVVDLVTQRARLREEQIRALADRRFGIGFDQLLIVEPPRDPEMDFRYRIFNADGSEVENCGNGARCFARFVRDQRLTHKLDIRVETAGGPLTLTVQHDGQVRVDMGSPRFTPSALPFEAPGDQPLHKLDVDGETLEVGVVSMGNPHAVLQVDDVETAPVARLGAAIEAHPRFPARVNVGFMQIVSPNAIRLRVFERGSGETLACGTGACAAVASGIRQGLLKSPVNVQLPGGELVIEWPDPEAALIMVGPATRVFDGRIALS, encoded by the coding sequence ATGCTGTTGCACTTCACCAAGATGCACGGGCTGGGCAACGATTTCGTGGTAGTGGATCTCGTCACCCAGCGGGCTCGTCTGCGCGAAGAGCAGATTCGCGCCCTGGCCGATCGGCGTTTCGGCATCGGTTTCGACCAGCTGCTGATCGTCGAGCCACCCCGCGACCCGGAGATGGATTTCCGTTATCGCATCTTTAACGCGGACGGCAGTGAAGTGGAGAACTGCGGCAACGGTGCGCGCTGTTTCGCCCGCTTCGTGCGCGACCAGCGACTGACCCACAAGCTCGATATCCGTGTCGAAACCGCCGGTGGTCCGTTGACGCTCACGGTACAGCACGACGGCCAGGTGCGTGTGGATATGGGCAGTCCCCGCTTTACTCCCTCGGCACTGCCTTTCGAGGCGCCCGGTGATCAGCCCCTGCACAAGCTTGACGTAGACGGTGAGACGCTGGAAGTCGGTGTGGTCTCCATGGGCAACCCGCACGCGGTGCTGCAAGTGGATGACGTGGAAACGGCGCCGGTAGCACGTCTGGGTGCGGCTATCGAGGCGCACCCGCGTTTTCCAGCGCGGGTCAACGTGGGCTTCATGCAGATCGTCTCGCCCAATGCCATTCGCTTGCGCGTCTTCGAGCGTGGCAGTGGAGAAACCCTGGCCTGCGGCACCGGCGCTTGCGCGGCGGTTGCCAGCGGCATTCGTCAGGGATTACTCAAGAGCCCGGTCAACGTTCAGCTGCCCGGCGGTGAGCTGGTGATCGAATGGCCCGATCCGGAAGCGGCGTTGATCATGGTGGGGCCGGCAACGCGTGTGTTCGATGGGCGCATCGCGTTAAGCTGA
- a CDS encoding c-type cytochrome yields the protein MRKLLASLAITMGAVGTAHADLEADADAAAGQEKAQVCSACHGQQGISPSPAFPHIAGQQMSYIAKQLIEIRDGERVVPEMTAIVSDYSDQDAWDVAAYFANQDANLGQAEDDAELLARGETLFRAGDMSKGIPACSACHTPTGQGIGTAVYPALSGQYVDYTVATLQDFAAGERANDPNSIMRDIASQMSDADMQAVANYLLGLH from the coding sequence ATGAGAAAGTTACTGGCAAGCCTGGCAATTACCATGGGTGCCGTTGGCACCGCCCACGCTGACCTCGAAGCCGATGCGGATGCAGCGGCGGGGCAGGAGAAAGCTCAAGTCTGTTCGGCCTGTCACGGCCAGCAAGGCATCAGCCCCTCGCCGGCGTTTCCGCACATCGCCGGCCAGCAGATGTCCTATATCGCCAAGCAGTTGATAGAGATTCGCGACGGTGAGCGCGTCGTGCCGGAAATGACCGCCATCGTGTCCGATTACAGCGACCAGGATGCCTGGGACGTGGCGGCCTATTTCGCCAACCAGGATGCCAACCTGGGGCAGGCCGAGGATGACGCCGAGCTGTTGGCGCGTGGCGAGACGCTCTTTCGCGCCGGCGACATGAGCAAGGGCATTCCGGCCTGCTCCGCCTGCCACACGCCCACGGGCCAGGGTATCGGGACCGCCGTGTATCCGGCACTATCCGGTCAGTATGTGGATTACACCGTGGCCACGCTGCAAGATTTTGCCGCCGGGGAGCGCGCCAATGATCCCAACAGTATCATGCGCGATATCGCCTCTCAGATGAGCGATGCGGATATGCAGGCCGTAGCCAACTATTTGTTGGGGCTGCACTGA
- a CDS encoding DUF484 family protein — protein MSSVPEPRKTLDPDQVAFWLARHPDFFVGREGLLQQLAVPHPETQGAISLLERLVIDLRQRAETAESRLEHLLESARHNEAQYRRLRETLLALVAAPDRDALAQALATQLSEHFGTSAVALWCPASLSDSEPTPPQPPRQVLDQHASARLGALLDGRTSRCVKLSVSDWKCLLPHVKAPRKAGSCAITRLAEGEPLGFLLLASPDPETYRASMDTLFTEYLGDVVARLLTRLGGHE, from the coding sequence ATGTCTTCGGTCCCCGAGCCACGCAAGACCTTGGATCCCGATCAAGTGGCCTTCTGGCTGGCCCGACATCCCGATTTCTTTGTCGGGCGTGAAGGCTTGCTGCAGCAGTTGGCGGTGCCGCATCCGGAAACCCAAGGGGCGATATCGCTGCTGGAGCGCCTGGTGATCGACCTGCGCCAGCGCGCCGAAACCGCCGAAAGCCGGCTGGAGCATCTGCTGGAGTCCGCTCGCCACAACGAAGCCCAGTACCGGCGGCTTCGTGAGACGCTGCTGGCGCTGGTGGCGGCTCCCGACCGCGATGCCCTGGCTCAGGCACTCGCCACCCAGCTCAGCGAACATTTCGGCACATCGGCGGTAGCGCTGTGGTGCCCGGCGTCGTTGAGCGATAGCGAGCCGACCCCACCGCAGCCGCCGCGCCAGGTGCTGGATCAGCATGCCAGCGCCCGCTTGGGCGCCTTGCTGGATGGGCGCACCAGCCGCTGCGTGAAGCTCAGCGTCAGCGACTGGAAGTGCCTGTTGCCTCATGTGAAAGCGCCACGCAAGGCGGGCTCCTGTGCCATCACGCGCCTTGCCGAAGGTGAGCCGCTGGGATTTTTACTGTTGGCGAGCCCCGACCCCGAGACATACCGTGCCAGCATGGATACGCTGTTTACCGAATATCTGGGAGATGTGGTGGCACGCCTGCTGACACGTCTTGGCGGCCATGAGTGA